One genomic region from Saprospiraceae bacterium encodes:
- a CDS encoding CHAT domain-containing protein, translating to MNRSIGVFIFSLLCIHMYGTEIDLLHNLYNKINNYENAGAHNLVLENSLKLFELASTSPNDSIKVEYRCKSLFFQLDYYRDRNGVEFDRIFQMLKNEIRPDVPLSFAIQYGIYINEYEFYKEKNTNFDKINVLNQAETLLLKHQSELENSDIAFYRMMIQFRKGDAYLKDGKLSLAGSQYNQAMTTAIEADSLKSKKEKKFWGFEQARLVDLFKFAVVSGDLQSIDKVLNKLHSNKRKSLYDKRWERELIQVLLRKNGIKSDQMNSILTQLTSNDLLTHDPIIFIKISQYFIQHDFVSKSIYYRDKALALLPAFKNDAQVNLEFLLLQGSLALKNCNFPEIDSMVVQSKKWLFYGPDLHMKGSRSDYLVFMQKATSMYTDAYRLTKDTALLTKCARLTDEAIKVLYYLRLDLPDDADRVTLLTQLKSLCDHALYNYYELFKHIQPTQAQLSVLLNYFESNKSYNLFLAKDLPPDERLILNSLKSKVAEVNQLIQSSVEQIDSLIILKSILVDSSISVWQHSHLNFEMLDMDVVQAGLPADQTIVEYFNFNQAYTYALVINKQSVIFKQLPLSLSGEARNIDELLLSIGTLLTEFSDNFLQASKDYIDVATKIYNLLILPFEHDLKHKILIVPEANMANLPWAALLTHPSSTLDCRKWPYWVKTNTIASQHSLSIWAMDHQRVRSPVTFNRPFVAFGPTFVDLHHNVDECQELQKMIGGDVYLGDQATMDNFLKFAPYSKIIHISSHAQASPDDQDSSIILFDGGMMTSGTIAEKSLPADLVFLSACETGIGKKIEEEGVFSLARSFFNAGASSVISTLWKVSDQVANLQVRQIYQHLLNGRFKDEAIQEMQLDYISHARTAESAFPFYWAAFQCQGDLAPLIKDSLLSRITNLFSLIPMFSFSLAGLGGYLFYSRKYLSGIIQLIA from the coding sequence ATGAATAGATCGATAGGTGTATTTATTTTCAGTTTGCTGTGCATTCATATGTATGGTACGGAGATTGACTTGCTCCACAACTTATATAATAAAATAAATAATTACGAAAATGCTGGTGCGCACAACCTGGTTTTGGAGAATTCACTTAAGTTATTTGAGCTTGCTTCCACATCGCCCAATGACTCCATCAAGGTTGAATACCGATGTAAATCATTGTTTTTTCAGTTGGATTATTATAGAGACAGAAATGGTGTGGAGTTTGACCGAATATTCCAAATGCTTAAAAATGAGATTCGACCAGATGTTCCATTAAGTTTTGCGATTCAATATGGCATTTACATAAATGAATATGAATTTTACAAAGAAAAAAATACAAATTTCGACAAGATCAATGTGTTAAACCAGGCAGAAACCCTTTTATTAAAGCATCAATCTGAATTAGAAAACTCTGATATCGCTTTTTACAGGATGATGATTCAGTTTCGCAAAGGGGACGCTTATCTCAAAGACGGTAAACTTAGTCTTGCAGGTAGCCAATATAACCAAGCGATGACTACCGCTATTGAAGCTGATTCGTTGAAATCAAAAAAAGAGAAAAAATTTTGGGGATTCGAACAGGCCAGGCTCGTAGATCTGTTCAAATTTGCAGTAGTGTCCGGAGATCTTCAATCAATAGATAAAGTGCTCAATAAGCTCCATTCAAATAAAAGAAAGTCATTGTATGATAAGCGTTGGGAGCGGGAGCTCATCCAGGTGTTGTTGCGTAAAAATGGCATAAAATCAGACCAGATGAATTCTATTTTGACCCAACTTACTTCAAATGATTTGTTGACGCATGATCCAATCATCTTCATAAAAATCAGCCAGTATTTTATACAGCATGACTTTGTCTCTAAATCAATATACTACCGAGACAAGGCCCTGGCCCTATTGCCTGCTTTTAAAAACGATGCTCAGGTCAATTTGGAGTTTCTTTTGCTCCAGGGCTCGTTGGCATTGAAAAATTGCAATTTTCCGGAAATTGATTCAATGGTGGTCCAATCTAAAAAATGGCTTTTTTATGGTCCTGATCTGCATATGAAAGGAAGTAGAAGTGATTACCTTGTTTTTATGCAAAAAGCGACTTCGATGTATACAGACGCTTATAGACTTACGAAGGACACAGCACTTTTGACTAAATGTGCCAGGCTCACCGACGAAGCGATCAAGGTGCTGTATTATTTGCGCCTGGACTTGCCCGATGATGCTGACAGGGTCACTTTACTTACCCAATTAAAAAGTTTATGTGACCATGCTTTGTATAATTATTATGAATTGTTTAAGCATATCCAGCCTACCCAGGCACAACTCAGCGTGCTCCTCAATTATTTTGAGTCCAATAAATCTTATAATTTGTTCCTTGCCAAAGATTTACCCCCAGACGAACGTTTGATTTTAAACTCTTTAAAATCAAAAGTAGCTGAGGTAAATCAGTTGATACAATCCTCTGTAGAACAGATTGATTCTTTAATTATTTTAAAATCCATTTTAGTCGATTCTTCTATTAGTGTATGGCAGCACAGTCATCTCAATTTTGAAATGTTAGACATGGATGTAGTGCAGGCTGGTTTGCCGGCTGATCAGACCATCGTGGAGTATTTTAATTTTAATCAAGCTTACACTTATGCACTGGTGATTAATAAACAATCAGTGATATTTAAACAACTTCCATTATCTCTTTCTGGTGAGGCAAGGAATATCGACGAATTATTACTTTCGATTGGTACCCTGCTTACAGAGTTCTCAGATAATTTTCTGCAAGCATCGAAGGATTATATTGATGTGGCTACAAAGATCTATAATCTCCTGATTCTGCCTTTTGAGCACGATCTAAAACATAAGATACTCATCGTACCTGAGGCCAATATGGCCAATTTGCCATGGGCTGCATTACTCACCCATCCATCTTCTACACTTGATTGCAGAAAGTGGCCTTATTGGGTTAAGACCAACACCATTGCTTCGCAACATTCTTTATCTATATGGGCTATGGATCATCAAAGAGTAAGATCTCCAGTTACATTCAACCGGCCATTTGTGGCATTTGGCCCTACATTTGTTGACCTTCATCATAATGTAGATGAGTGCCAGGAACTGCAAAAAATGATCGGAGGTGATGTATATCTTGGTGATCAGGCTACCATGGATAATTTTTTAAAGTTCGCTCCTTACTCAAAGATTATTCACATTTCCAGCCACGCCCAAGCCAGTCCGGATGACCAGGATTCATCTATAATATTATTTGATGGAGGTATGATGACTAGTGGCACAATTGCTGAAAAGTCCCTGCCAGCTGATCTTGTATTTCTAAGTGCTTGCGAAACAGGTATTGGGAAAAAGATTGAAGAAGAAGGTGTCTTTAGCCTGGCCAGATCATTTTTCAACGCAGGAGCATCCTCTGTGATCAGCACGCTCTGGAAGGTCAGTGATCAAGTCGCCAATCTACAAGTCCGTCAAATCTATCAACACTTATTAAATGGTAGATTCAAAGATGAGGCTATCCAGGAAATGCAGCTTGACTATATTTCTCATGCCAGAACGGCCGAGTCAGCCTTTCCTTTTTATTGGGCTGCATTTCAATGCCAGGGGGACTTAGCCCCATTGATAAAAGATTCACTGCTAAGTCGGATCACCAACCTTTTTAGTCTGATACCCATGTTTTCTTTTAGCCTTGCCGGTTTAGGAGGTTACCTATTCTATAGTAGAAAGTATCTGTCAGGCATTATACAGTTGATAGCGTAG
- a CDS encoding gluconate 2-dehydrogenase subunit 3 family protein has product MDRREALRLSTLLLGGTISASTLSGVLQGCKADPKPDWTPAYIPQNSQASLAELCETIIPAGKTPGAKDAKVDRFIDAMLKDVWKPEEAESFVSGLTQLDTDAKSKYGKSFAKITGEQRNEMVKMMDDELKNNTGIDNSFYKMVKELTITGYCTSEEGATKLLKYLPVPGEYKPCIPLSEVGGAWAI; this is encoded by the coding sequence ATGGATAGAAGAGAAGCTTTAAGACTGAGCACCCTACTGCTGGGTGGTACTATATCTGCGTCTACACTGAGCGGTGTTTTGCAAGGCTGCAAAGCAGATCCCAAACCAGATTGGACTCCTGCTTATATACCTCAAAATAGCCAGGCGAGCCTGGCCGAGCTCTGTGAAACAATAATACCGGCCGGCAAAACTCCAGGTGCCAAAGATGCCAAGGTCGATCGATTTATAGATGCGATGCTCAAAGATGTGTGGAAACCTGAGGAAGCTGAAAGTTTTGTCAGCGGCTTGACCCAGTTAGATACAGATGCAAAATCCAAATATGGAAAATCATTTGCCAAAATCACTGGAGAACAAAGAAATGAAATGGTGAAAATGATGGATGACGAATTAAAAAACAACACCGGCATTGACAATTCTTTTTATAAAATGGTAAAAGAATTGACCATCACAGGATATTGTACATCAGAAGAAGGCGCTACAAAATTGCTAAAATATCTTCCTGTACCCGGAGAGTATAAGCCCTGTATCCCATTGTCAGAAGTTGGTGGGGCCTGGGCTATATAA
- a CDS encoding ComF family protein, which yields MTPKESGGVYSIEHVIRQGAFFFTDFSSSLLDLFFPGICMACEEQQAIRNHLYCVHCTYEISATQHWDHRQNEFTQKFVGRIPIEQGASLYKFVPGGLFQKVIHKLKYQSRPEIGVHLGRIAGREMKKKWDLPDMIIPVPIHPQKLWTRGYNQAERIAYGISQELSVPVHQRSLAKVHMTKSQTGFHRMERMNNVEDAFKLMDHKNYSKKHILLVDDVLTTGATLEACAKPLLQIPDIRISMFTLAIGQL from the coding sequence ATGACACCAAAGGAATCTGGTGGAGTTTATTCAATTGAACATGTAATTCGACAAGGCGCATTCTTTTTTACTGATTTTTCTTCAAGTTTATTAGATCTCTTTTTTCCAGGCATATGTATGGCCTGTGAAGAACAGCAGGCCATTCGAAATCATCTATATTGTGTACACTGCACTTATGAAATATCGGCTACCCAGCATTGGGACCATCGTCAGAATGAGTTTACTCAAAAGTTTGTGGGTAGAATCCCCATCGAACAAGGTGCCTCCTTGTATAAGTTTGTACCTGGCGGATTGTTTCAGAAAGTCATACACAAACTGAAATATCAATCCCGTCCGGAAATTGGAGTCCACCTGGGACGGATAGCCGGTCGGGAAATGAAGAAAAAATGGGATTTGCCTGACATGATCATTCCTGTACCGATCCACCCACAAAAACTCTGGACCAGGGGGTACAATCAAGCAGAACGTATTGCATATGGAATCTCTCAAGAATTATCAGTTCCGGTACATCAGCGTTCATTGGCCAAAGTTCATATGACCAAAAGCCAAACTGGATTTCATAGAATGGAAAGAATGAATAATGTAGAGGACGCATTCAAATTGATGGATCATAAAAACTATTCTAAAAAACATATCTTATTGGTAGACGATGTACTGACTACTGGTGCTACGCTGGAAGCATGTGCCAAACCCTTGCTGCAAATACCCGATATCAGAATCAGTATGTTTACCCTGGCCATAGGTCAGTTATGA
- a CDS encoding sigma-70 family RNA polymerase sigma factor, translating to MDVAEEKRLVEMIQAGGRLREQALSNIYNDSGIKDKLTHMITNNHGNTQDGEDLYQEAMIVLDKNIRSGDFRVEGSLTSYLYSIGKYLWMNHLRKKSLTLKESFSDQELISSSVQPDNLMMDEQRKEYLKNLLSKLGTKCQNILEMWQLSYSMEEIANALKLTDSSTARKAKYDCQQQLIKLIQSNPHTKNELK from the coding sequence ATGGATGTAGCAGAAGAAAAGAGACTGGTAGAAATGATTCAGGCAGGCGGAAGACTAAGGGAGCAGGCTTTGAGTAATATCTATAATGACTCTGGAATCAAAGATAAACTTACTCATATGATCACAAACAATCACGGCAATACACAGGATGGAGAAGACCTCTATCAAGAGGCTATGATCGTGCTGGACAAAAATATCCGCAGCGGTGATTTTAGAGTCGAAGGCAGCTTAACTTCCTACCTCTATTCAATAGGTAAATACTTGTGGATGAATCACTTAAGAAAAAAGAGTCTAACTTTAAAAGAAAGCTTTTCAGATCAGGAACTGATATCGAGTAGCGTTCAACCTGATAATCTGATGATGGATGAACAACGAAAGGAATACCTTAAAAACCTGCTCAGTAAACTCGGTACCAAATGTCAAAACATTCTTGAAATGTGGCAGCTGTCTTACTCCATGGAGGAAATAGCCAATGCCTTAAAACTAACGGATTCCTCTACTGCCCGAAAAGCCAAGTACGACTGCCAACAGCAGTTGATCAAACTAATCCAATCGAACCCTCACACAAAAAATGAACTGAAATGA
- a CDS encoding DUF1572 family protein: MDLAQTIIDESISRLKESHHKIVAALAILDESSIWWKPNENSNSIGNILLHLCGNLTQYILSGIGGLPDHRNRTEEFIHHTPIAKEELVQKLEAIMDSVYAVIDQCDDAELLKLRGVQCYQMTGVGILIHVTEHLSYHTGQIVYFAKWKTGRSMNFYDDERLKGKSGI; encoded by the coding sequence ATGGATCTTGCTCAAACGATCATCGACGAATCGATCAGTAGGTTAAAAGAAAGTCATCACAAAATCGTAGCAGCCCTGGCTATACTTGACGAATCATCTATTTGGTGGAAACCCAATGAAAACAGCAATAGTATAGGTAATATCCTACTGCACCTTTGTGGTAATCTTACCCAATACATCCTAAGCGGGATAGGCGGTCTGCCTGATCATAGGAATAGAACTGAAGAATTTATCCACCACACCCCAATAGCCAAAGAGGAGCTGGTGCAAAAGCTTGAGGCGATCATGGATTCGGTATATGCTGTCATAGACCAATGTGACGACGCTGAATTGTTGAAGTTAAGAGGGGTACAGTGTTATCAAATGACCGGCGTCGGCATCCTGATCCATGTGACAGAGCACCTTTCGTACCACACGGGACAGATAGTCTATTTTGCAAAATGGAAAACAGGTAGATCAATGAATTTTTACGACGACGAACGCCTCAAAGGAAAAAGTGGGATTTAA
- a CDS encoding geranylgeranyl reductase family protein, with amino-acid sequence MTHSKIVIVGGGPAGCACALLLAEKKIPVTIIEKAIFPRDKICGDALSLDVINQLGMISPDLAAQFQHISNKISIYGGRIISPTGHLWEVPILTKNQHNNAYVCPRLDFDNFLFQYTKGHPTVEVIEDCRVQSLDYDADTRVNIVTSKGVMKADLVIGADGAQSTVARHFSSDRNMDKKRTSAALRRYYEQVTGFHEENYIELYFFRKTIPGYLWVFPLADQKANVGIGILSSFISKKKINLKETLDELISTHPMLKVRFAHARALESVKGFNLPLASRKRKISGDRYLLLGDAASLIDPLSGEGIGNAIRSGRVAAMHIIQHLGQGDFSAKTNQLYDAEIYRRMWKELQFSARLQRILRYPQLLDFVIKKAKASPRIQQTLRNIMDDIHQQKQRLHPKFYWELLTK; translated from the coding sequence ATGACGCATTCTAAGATCGTGATCGTGGGGGGAGGGCCGGCAGGTTGTGCTTGTGCTTTGCTTCTGGCAGAAAAAAAGATACCTGTCACTATCATTGAAAAAGCAATTTTCCCCCGGGATAAGATCTGTGGAGATGCTTTGAGCCTGGATGTGATCAATCAATTAGGGATGATATCACCTGACCTGGCAGCGCAGTTTCAGCACATTAGCAATAAGATATCTATTTATGGGGGGCGGATTATTTCGCCAACCGGTCACCTTTGGGAGGTACCCATATTGACTAAAAATCAGCACAACAATGCTTATGTCTGTCCCCGATTAGATTTTGACAATTTTTTATTTCAATATACCAAAGGGCATCCTACTGTTGAGGTGATAGAAGATTGCCGGGTACAGTCGCTGGATTACGATGCCGACACAAGAGTGAACATCGTCACCAGCAAAGGAGTGATGAAGGCAGACCTCGTCATCGGAGCAGATGGAGCCCAGAGCACCGTGGCTCGTCATTTTTCTTCTGACAGAAACATGGACAAAAAAAGGACTAGTGCCGCTTTGCGGAGGTACTATGAGCAGGTCACAGGATTTCACGAAGAGAATTATATCGAACTATATTTTTTCCGCAAAACCATACCCGGCTATTTGTGGGTATTTCCCCTGGCAGACCAAAAAGCCAATGTAGGTATAGGCATATTGTCCTCATTTATTTCGAAAAAGAAAATAAATCTTAAGGAAACCCTGGACGAACTGATCTCCACGCATCCTATGTTAAAAGTTCGGTTTGCGCATGCCAGGGCACTTGAGTCTGTCAAAGGATTTAACCTGCCTTTAGCGTCCAGGAAAAGAAAAATATCAGGTGACCGATACCTCCTCCTTGGTGATGCAGCTTCGCTGATAGATCCCCTGAGCGGAGAAGGTATCGGCAATGCTATCCGAAGTGGTCGGGTCGCTGCCATGCATATCATCCAACATCTTGGCCAGGGCGATTTTTCCGCCAAAACCAATCAACTCTATGATGCGGAGATCTATCGGAGGATGTGGAAAGAGCTCCAGTTTAGTGCACGACTACAACGAATATTGAGGTATCCCCAGCTATTGGATTTTGTCATCAAAAAGGCTAAAGCCAGTCCTCGTATACAACAGACACTCAGAAATATAATGGATGATATCCATCAGCAAAAACAACGCCTCCATCCGAAGTTTTACTGGGAATTGCTGACAAAGTGA
- a CDS encoding GMC family oxidoreductase, with protein sequence MYFNSDLKSENSYDAIVVGSGISGGWAAKELTEQGLKVLVLERGRMVKHGEYPTAALAPWQLPHGNKLSAEELKDYEKQNRTGYTVRQDTKHWWIKDTESPYTEVKRFDWMRGYHVGGRSIMWGRHSYRHSDIDFTANAKDGHGTDWPIRYKDIEPWYTKVEQFIGVAGQKEGLPQLPDGDFLPPIAHNCVESSLREKIKAKFPERILSMGRVANLTQDHNGRTKCQFRNLCIRGCPYGAYFSSLSSTLPAAEKTGNMTIRPNSIVNSIVYDSKTKKASGVRIIDAESMETMEFNAKVIFLCASALNSTWVLMNTKTDEYPDGLGSSSGELGHNLMDHHFRAGASAEIPGFDDMYYLGRRPGGTYMPRFRNVGNDVRKDYLRGFGYQGGASRLGWQRNVQELGFGQDLKDNLGTPGPWVMGFTGFGETLPYHENKISLNHELLDKWGQPTLTIDCEFKENEMTMRKDMISCAGEMLEASGAKNIKLNDPKDNAPGLGIHEMGTARMGTSPKNSVLNKHNQVWDCTNVYVTDGACMTSSACVNPSLTYMALTARAASHAVSELKKKNL encoded by the coding sequence ATGTATTTTAACTCAGATCTGAAATCAGAAAACTCTTATGACGCAATAGTGGTAGGTTCCGGCATCTCTGGAGGATGGGCTGCCAAAGAGCTTACCGAGCAAGGCCTCAAAGTATTGGTACTGGAGCGTGGGCGTATGGTGAAACATGGCGAATACCCTACAGCCGCCCTGGCTCCATGGCAATTACCACACGGAAATAAGCTATCAGCTGAAGAACTTAAGGATTATGAAAAACAAAACAGGACCGGTTATACTGTGAGGCAGGATACAAAACACTGGTGGATCAAGGATACTGAGAGTCCGTATACTGAGGTCAAAAGATTTGATTGGATGCGTGGCTACCATGTAGGCGGGAGATCTATCATGTGGGGTCGTCACAGTTACCGTCACAGTGATATTGATTTTACTGCCAATGCCAAAGATGGGCATGGAACTGACTGGCCCATACGATATAAAGACATCGAACCCTGGTACACTAAGGTAGAGCAATTTATAGGTGTAGCAGGGCAAAAAGAAGGCTTGCCACAACTTCCGGATGGTGATTTTCTGCCACCCATTGCACACAATTGCGTAGAAAGCTCGCTCCGGGAGAAGATTAAGGCCAAATTTCCAGAACGCATCCTGTCTATGGGAAGGGTAGCCAATCTAACTCAAGATCACAATGGTCGCACCAAATGCCAATTTAGAAATCTGTGTATAAGAGGTTGTCCTTATGGAGCCTACTTCAGTTCACTGTCATCGACCCTGCCTGCTGCTGAAAAGACTGGCAACATGACTATCAGACCCAATTCAATAGTCAATTCTATTGTCTATGATAGTAAAACCAAAAAAGCCAGTGGTGTAAGAATCATTGATGCTGAATCTATGGAGACGATGGAATTTAATGCCAAAGTGATATTCTTATGTGCCTCAGCACTCAACTCTACCTGGGTGCTCATGAATACAAAGACTGATGAATATCCAGATGGACTTGGATCTTCCAGTGGGGAACTTGGCCACAACCTGATGGATCATCATTTTAGAGCGGGTGCCAGCGCTGAAATACCAGGATTTGATGATATGTATTATCTCGGTCGAAGACCGGGAGGGACTTATATGCCAAGATTCAGAAATGTAGGTAATGATGTGCGAAAAGATTATCTGCGCGGGTTTGGATATCAGGGAGGTGCTTCCAGACTTGGATGGCAAAGAAATGTTCAGGAGTTAGGCTTTGGACAAGACCTTAAAGATAACCTGGGCACTCCGGGACCTTGGGTGATGGGATTTACAGGATTTGGGGAGACACTCCCATATCATGAAAATAAAATCTCCCTCAATCACGAGCTACTCGACAAATGGGGCCAGCCTACTTTGACGATAGACTGTGAGTTTAAAGAAAATGAGATGACGATGCGCAAAGACATGATCTCTTGTGCTGGAGAAATGCTTGAAGCATCAGGTGCAAAAAACATTAAACTCAACGACCCCAAAGACAATGCTCCGGGATTAGGTATACATGAGATGGGCACAGCCAGGATGGGTACCAGTCCAAAAAACAGTGTGTTGAATAAACATAACCAGGTTTGGGATTGTACCAATGTATATGTCACCGATGGCGCTTGTATGACTTCATCAGCGTGTGTCAATCCTTCATTGACTTATATGGCATTGACTGCGCGTGCAGCCAGCCATGCAGTCTCTGAATTGAAAAAAAAGAATTTATAA